From the Tripterygium wilfordii isolate XIE 37 chromosome 6, ASM1340144v1, whole genome shotgun sequence genome, one window contains:
- the LOC119999307 gene encoding auxin-responsive protein SAUR32-like: MDLKRKMKKGNLIVKTWERCKSIGRGSKSSSGSIVRAMNTKSKSWPRVDVSSSFDRDISDRKRSLKRHQVAPHGCFSVYVGPQKQRFVIKTEYANHPLFKMLLDEAESEYGYTCEGPLSLPCNVDYFCKVLLAMDDDGEDREFRRGCGFPRSPASYLLLSPSPLIAINQF; the protein is encoded by the coding sequence atggatttgaagaggaagatgaaaaaGGGGAACTTGATCGTGAAAACATGGGAGAGATGCAAATCGATTGGCAGAGGAAGCAAGAGCTCATCAGGGTCAATCGTTCGTGCTATGAACACAAAAAGCAAGTCATGGCCACGAGTTGAtgtgtcttcttcttttgatcGCGATATTAGTGATCGAAAACGGTCGTTGAAGAGGCATCAAGTGGCGCCGCATGGTTGTTTTTCGGTGTACGTTGGACCGCAGAAACAGAGGTTTGTGATCAAAACAGAGTACGCGAACCACCCGCTGTTCAAGATGTTGCTCGATGAGGCAGAGTCCGAGTATGGTTACACTTGTGAAGGCCCTCTATCGCTGCCTTGCAACGTTGATTACTTCTGCAAGGTCCTTCTGGCTATGGACGATGATGGCGAGGATCGTGAGTTCAGGAGGGGATGTGGGTTTCCGAGGAGTCCTGCCTCGTATCTACTCCTCAGTCCGTCTCCTTTGATTGCCATAAATCAGTTCTGA